A part of Cannabis sativa cultivar Pink pepper isolate KNU-18-1 chromosome 6, ASM2916894v1, whole genome shotgun sequence genomic DNA contains:
- the LOC115725036 gene encoding uncharacterized protein LOC115725036 — protein sequence MKGKGLFREHSPRRSSFGKKVRGDTSNVVFIDLDDDNVVIGDATKSSQEKFNCSSQQSKHGKVLFQDIINLDDDDDEDNGVGPRISVDVDGDLVSDASSTQSRYTAFKTMSNSTQSDADECQVIPEKTSTFQFSKCKQTYRTRSSAPKIVQKNTQSDTDECEVMPKMNSAFQSSKCKQTYHTRVSGRNRYGLDPDFENVSTDGDFSDCVLMEDSLGKVREQWERASLKRKHVPNRNSGLQGQGSASSSNGEVPTTFGREHVDVPVCSSSNDKNFRKEIRSEYVTSNARYVERTFKRQAESVPMEEDERVEQENVFHQKPMFGQETKCFHQNADFQPGGDSFDCQSNNVFGNDGPSPQGSFQPGGGTVAEDPQSDEDICMPYFWDEGPSPQNTFQPAEGTAVEEPQSDENVYIPGYWNVEPSPQNTSQSVEGTVVEDPHSDENDYVSSFQYEEPCPQKSSSGRSEQDVGDKQSDCPGALSEKDKSDSRQSLFKDASSHAQISQVDSSMEAKEPNGRSQLCSVAIPSADRDIINEREKLKETDEYKRAIEEEWASRQRAIKIQAEEANRLRKRKKAESMLKFDIERRQKQRIEEVRETQKKDQENIDLKEQLRCQIRTEINKLEITCVDMASLLRGLGIQVRGGLRPMPQDVHSAYKKALLKFHPDRASRTDIRQQVEAEEKFKLISRMKEKFLSTSCC from the exons ATGAAGGGGAAAGGATTGTTTAGAGAGCATTCTCCTCGGAGATCTTCTTTTGGGAAGAAAGTTAGAGGGGATACTAGTAATGTTGTTTTCATTGATCTCGATGATGATAATGTTGTTATAGGGGATGCTACAAAGTCTTCACAAGAGAAATTTAATTGTTCCAGTCAGCAGAGTAAACATGGGAAAGTTTTGTTCCAAGACATCATTAaccttgatgatgatgatgatgaggacAATGGTGTGGGTCCTAGGATTAGTGTTGATGTTGATGGGGATTTGGTTAGTGATGCCAGCTCAACACAAAGTCGATACACTGCATTTAAGACTATGAGTAACTCTACACAGTCAGATGCTGATGAATGCCAAGTTATCCCGGAGAAGACCTCTACCTTTCAGTTCTCGAAGTGCAAGCAAACCTACCGTACTAGATCCTCTGCGCCTAAAATTGTGCAGAAGAATACACAGTCTGATACTGACGAATGTGAAGTTATGCCTAAAATGAACTCTGCGTTCCAGTCCTCAAAGTGCAAACAAACCTATCATACCCGAGTTTCTGGCAGAAACCGTTATGGTCTGGACCCTGACTTTGAGAATGTTTCAACTGATGGTGATTTTTCTGATTGTGTGTTAATGGAAGATTCCTTGGGAAAGGTTCGTGAACAGTGGGAAAGAGCTTCCCTTAAGAGAAAACATGTTCCAAATCGAAATTCCGGTTTACAGGGCCAAGGTAGTGCTTCTAGCTCAAACGGTGAGGTTCCTACAACATTTGGGAGAGAACATGTAGATGTACCTGTTTGTTCTAGTTCAAACgataaaaattttcgaaaagaAATCCGGTCGGAATATGTTACAAGTAATGCTAGATATGTGGAGAGGACTTTCAAACGGCAAGCAGAAAGTGTACCCATGGAGGAGGATGAGAGAGTTGAGCAAGAAAATGTTTTTCACCAGAAACCTATGTTTGGACAGGAAACAAAATGCTTCCATCAAAATGCTGATTTTCAGCCTGGAGGAGATAGTTTTGATTGTCAAAGTAATAATGTATTTGGTAATGACGGACCAAGTCCCCAAGGGTCATTTCAGCCCGGGGGAGGCACAGTTGCAGAAGATCCccaaagtgatgaagatatttgTATGCCTTATTTTTGGGATGAAGGACCTAGCCCACAAAATACATTTCAACCTGCGGAAGGCACAGCTGTGGAAGAACCCCAAAGTGATGAAAATGTTTATATCCCTGGTTATTGGAATGTAGAGCCAAGCCCCCAAAATACATCCCAATCAGTGGAAGGCACTGTTGTGGAAGATCCCCATAGTGATGAAAATGATTATGTCTCTAGTTTTCAGTATGAAGAACCATGTCCCCAAAAATCTTCCTCTGGGAGGTCTGAGCAAGATGTGGGTGATAAACAATCTGATTGTCCAGGAGCTCTTTCTGAGAAGGACAAGTCAGATTCTAGACAATCTTTATTTAAAGATGCAAGTAGTCATGCGCAAATTAGCCAAGTTGATTCCTCAATGGAAGCCAAGGAACCAAATGGCAGAAGTCAACTTTGTAGTGTTGCTATTCCATCTGCTGACAGAGATATAATCAATGAACGGGAAAAGCTCAAGGAAACTGATGAGTACAAGCGAGCAATAGAGGAGGAGTGGGCATCTAGGCAGCGAGCGATAAAAATTCAG GCAGAGGAGGCCAATAGATTGCGCAAGAGAAAAAAAGCTGAAAGCATGCTTAAATTCGATATTGAAAGAAGGCAAAAGCAACGCATTGAAGAAGTTAGAGAGACACAAAAGaag gatcaagaaaatattgatTTGAAGGAGCAACTTCGGTGCCAAATAAGGACAGAGATCAACAAATTGGAAATAACCTGCGTTGATATGGCTTCCTTGCTTCGTGGCTTAGGAATCCAAGTTAGGGGCGGTTTACGTCCTATGCCACAAGAT GTACATTCAGCTTACAAAAAAGCTCTGTTAAAATTTCATCCAGACCGAGCATCGAGAACTGATATCCGCCAACAGGTTGAGGCAGAGGAAAAATTTAAACTTATTTCCCGCATGAAGGAGAAGTTTTTATCAACTTCATGTTGCTGA